Below is a window of Ciceribacter thiooxidans DNA.
AGCCGACCAAGATCGATGGCATCACGATAGCATACTGCCCGGTCGAAACACCTGTCGGAGTTGGCGAGCAGTTTCTCAGCGAACATGTCTTCAATGCTCAGGACGGGTACGAGTAGAACAGGGTCGATAGCCCCGTGCAGTTCGATGCGGGCTTCTCGTACGATCTCGAACCTGATGCGCTGTCCCTTGTACTCGAGGAGAGTTCGGATTCCGTAGCCGTCTGCATGGATCTCCCGGAGAGATTTCACCGGCACCGGAAAGATCACGCCTACACCCTGTTCCAGGAGAGCATTGCGGAGCTTTCGATACCCGTCGACGTCGGCGCACAGGAAGTCGAGATCGAGCGACTGGCGGTATTCGCCGTTCTTCAGGACGATTGCAGTTCCTCCGCCGAAGAAGCACCTGCTGCCCATCAAGAGGTCACGGTTCGCCGAGCGGAGGAGTTCTGCGATGTTCTCATGTTGGGGACGATAGAAGGTCATGAAATTCCCTACCGTGGTCACAGCAGAACGCGTTCATTTCGGTGCCGCGTGCAAGACCTGCGCGATCAGGCGGTCAGCATCCGGCCGTTGCCGAACTCTTCGGTAAGTTCCTCGATGAGAAGGCGTTCCTTGTCGGTAAGGTGTTCACGGTCCACAAAGCGCCAGTTGCGTTCATAGAGAAAGAATACATCTCGCGCAGGTATCGGACGCGCAGGATCACGGTTCCAGACGAGAGCCCCAAGCTCCGGGAATTCCGCAGGCACGATCATCGATCCAAAATGCGTCTTCATCGTCGCAGTTCCTAGCAGAAAAACGCGGAACAATCAAATAGTTCGACAGACCAGCACCGCTGATCGTCGGCGCGCTCATGGCAGTAGGCGCGCCGTCTCGCCGCCGCAGAGCGCTTACGCCGACGTGTGCGGGAACCTTTGCCTTTCCTCGAGCACGTTGAGGTCCATGTGGT
It encodes the following:
- a CDS encoding nucleotidyl transferase AbiEii/AbiGii toxin family protein, with the translated sequence MTFYRPQHENIAELLRSANRDLLMGSRCFFGGGTAIVLKNGEYRQSLDLDFLCADVDGYRKLRNALLEQGVGVIFPVPVKSLREIHADGYGIRTLLEYKGQRIRFEIVREARIELHGAIDPVLLVPVLSIEDMFAEKLLANSDRCFDRAVCYRDAIDLGRLVEAHHHIPAAAVEKAERAYGADIARKMSGVLNLLLNRGLVETVARELDMSDDGAISAVSNLRLEAIRIWPHAGIQTEQSPDERNNL